The Mustela nigripes isolate SB6536 chromosome 6, MUSNIG.SB6536, whole genome shotgun sequence DNA window ATGTCCAGGCTGTGAGCAATGTGGTCTCCTTGATTCCTCGGGAGGACACCAGGGCCCAGAGCAGGCCTGGCGTGGCCCGGGGCCTCGGTGTACATGGGGCACAGCTAAGACTGGACCCTGGGATTCCTGCCTCCAGCCACGGCAGGCCTGCAGGCTCGTCTGTCAGACTGTTGGACCCTTGGAGAGGACACTTGCCGGCCTCTCAGGGTCCCCAGGCCCCTGTGTCCATAGCTCTTCAGGGAAGAGTCTGGCCGGCCTCCTCGTCCGCAGAGCAGCCTGTGAGGGGCGGGAGTGGTCACTCAGGGAACAGCAGCAGCCGGTCCCCTCCACCAGCGGGCTGTCTGACTCAGAAACTTGCAGGCTCACCGGTCACATTCAGCTCAGTGCACCTGCTCTGGGGCCTGGGCCCCGCAGCCACCTCCGGGAGCTCGCTGCCCCTCCACGCCCTTGAGCGCATACCTCTGCCAGGCGGGCACCGGAGGGGACGCGAGCGGAGTCCTGCCTTTGGTCTTCGCTCCTCCCACTCCACAGCCCTCCCCGCTCCTGGGCCTTTCTGCCTGCAGAGCTCGGAGTCTCCGCTGAGGGCCACACCCCAGCTTCATCCTCTCCCGCTCCTGCCGTGTACCGCACAGTCCTCCCGAGCACCGCACAGTCCTCCCGAGCATCGTCCCACCTTGAAGCGCAGCTTCCCGTGGTCAGAACCACTGAGCACAAGCGCTTGCTTTGCGCGTGCAGACAGATGTACAGTCCTAGAAGCCCAGTGGAACAAGTGCTGCTGATTCTGCCCCCCAGCCCAAGAGCTGGAATGTTTGCTGTCCCCCaagggaagggaggtgagggTCGCTTTGCTCGGCAGGCAGACCACACCCCTGGGTGCCAGAGCTTCCCATTCCGGCAGGGCTCTGGAGGGTGTCCAGGAGCCCTACCCTGAGGGGTAGGAGGGCAGGTGTGGCCCTGGGCCTGCCGTGGGAATGCCTGGCTGGTCCTCCGCGGTGGCCCCACCCCTGGGCTCTTCCAGGGGGGCTGGGCATGTGGGCCACAGAGGTCCAAATGTGTGGCGGCTTGCTGTGCCCGCCGGAGCCGGAGCCCCTTTGCATGCCTCCCCGCCACTGGCTTCCCGTTGTGTGCGGCATTTGCTTGTCCTAAGCGCCCACAGCTgaggtggcagggtggggggcgcggCCGGTCCGGCTGGTGCAAGTGCAGCTGGAGGCACTCACCGCGACAGCAGTCTATGGTAACGATCAGCGAGAACGCAAGGACTTGGTCCAGGCAGCAGGTTGTGTGTTTTGTCTCTTCTGAGTCTCACGCTGGCCCCCAGACAGGAGGTATGGACCCCGTTGGTTTTTGCAGAAACTGGTAGAGGGCGTGGAAGCTCGCCAGGCCACAGCTGCAGgtcttccccctctgctccccctcgTCACCCAGGCAGACCGCCCCCCCTGCcagccctcacccctgccctcggCTGTGCCCACAGCATCTTCCTCATCGACCACGCCTGGACATGCCGCGTGGAGCACGCGCGCCAGCAGCTACGGCAGGTGCCCGGGCTGCTGCTCCGCATGGCCAACCTGATGGGCATCGGGTTCCACGGCGAGCTGCCCAGCGCTGAGGCCGAGGACCTGGTGCTGGAGGAGATGTGGCGGTTCAACCAGACCTACCAGCTGGCACACGGGGTGAGCAGGGACAGCCTGGGGGAGCCAGGACCCAGCCCCAGGAGCCTCTGCCCCAGAAGTGAGCAGACTCCTTCCAGGGCCCcccttcttccccagggctccctcATGGCCGTTACTCAGCCTCGGGCCACCCGGTTCTCAGAGCCCTTGAGCTCACAGGACACAACCTCAGACCTCTAGATGTGGGCCTCATGACTTGGTTCCTGTGGCCCAGTGCCGTCGGGTTCTGTCATCCCCTGAAAGCCGTCAGGGTTTGCTCACATCCAAAGAGTCCTGTCCCTTAAGCACACGTCCTCGGTGTCCATCACCACCTCTCCTGCCAGCCTCCCCAGACCCAGCCTCACCATTTTGAGTGTTTCTCATGGTCTCAGACGTCACCACCTCCAGGAAGTGCCCCTCGCCCTCTCCCTGCCACACACACCCGTGTAGCCGGTAGGCTGTGTGTCTTCGTCCAGGCCCTTGTACTGTGTAACATCCAGCCCAGTGAAGGGGCTTGGGGGCATGGGCTGGTTGGAGGGTGCCTGAGAAGGGGCAGCGGCCGGACCAGTGGACCCGGTTTCTGTGTGCTCTGCCTGCAGACGGCCGAGGAGAAGGTGCCGGTGTGGTACATCATGGACGAGTTCGGCTCGCGCATCCAGCACTCCGACACGCCCAGCTTTGCCACCGCGCCCTTCTTCTACATGCCCCAGCAGGTGGCGTACACGCTGCTGTGGCCCCTGCGGGACTTGGACACGGGCGGTAAGTGCCACACCCGCCCACCCCAAAGGACGGGCCCAGGCCCTGCTTTCCCGCTGCCCCCTGATGGGCCACGTGTCTCGATGCAGAGGAGGTGACCCGGGACTTTGCCTACGGGGAGACCGACCCTCTGATCCGGAAGTGCATGCTGCTGCCCTGGGTCCCCGCCGACCTGCTGGACTTGAGCTCCTCCACGCCCGAGCCGCCTGCCGAACACTACCAGGTGTGACCGTCTGCCCCTGACCTCGGGGCCTGATGGCTTCTGGAACGTTCTTGGGCCACCAAATGCTACCGGGCGCCAGCTGGCTGCCCTGTGAGGGAGTGAAGCGTTTGTGAACATTCGAGAGACCAGGGTCTCCGAGCTCAGGCAGTGAGCCGGGGCCTCCTGTGGCTGTCCAGCCCAGAGGCCAGGGACCATGCTGTCCGAGGGTCGGAGCTGGGTGCTGGTAGTCAGTGCTGCTCTCTTCGTTTTCGGGGACTCCTTgccaggactggggtgggggggcacggTGTGGGCTGCAAGCTTGGTTACAAATCCCAACTCCGTACTGTTTCTTCCTCCCCGGGGATATGAAGACTCTGTTCGAGCATCACACGGCGACttctctggcacacagtaggcccccAGCGAGTCCCACCATCATCCGTGCTGCGGTTCCCCACACCAGCGGCACTTTTCATCTGTGGCAGCCTCTCGGGCAAATCAGGGCGTCAGGGTTCGGGAGGCCCCGGGCCAGGGAGGAAGTGGAGCCTCTAGGAACATGGCCACTAAGAGACCAGGCAGGGCTGGACAGGGAacaccctcccctgccctctggtCTCCTGCCACCGCCTCCCGTTGGCTGCCTGCAGTTTGGAACCCAGCCACGAGTGAGCCTGCAGTTGGCACCCGTGGGCGTGTGTGACTCTAGTCCTTGCAGCGTAAGGGCATGAGGTCCTGTTTGTCAGTCTTTACTGaggatgaggaaacaggcatagaaaggttaagtaacctgccaaaggtcacacagctcatagGAGAGCTGGGGTACAACCCCAGGGGGCCTGTGACGGCCCGTGGGCAGAGGCTACAAGCTTTGCCCCACTGTGAAATCTGCCTGCCCACACGGGCACATCACACATTCACTGAGGGCCTCGGCGGGTGTTAGATCAGAGGAGCAGCCTGGTTAGCTCGAGCGAGAATGGGAAGCACCGTGGGGTGTCAGCCGGTCTATGGGGGCTGTGGTTGGGGAGAGGCTGGGCCGTCGTGGTGGGACCTCCTGGCACCTTTCCCGGGAATTCATGTAAGCCGTAGTGGTTGGACTGTCCGCGCAGGAAGCTGTGTGGTCGCTTGTCTTGAGTCCCTGGCGTGTTTCAGAGCCCCGTAGAGTCGTGGTACCTGTAGATACTTAGTAAATGGGTGCGTGCTGAGGCGGAAGCCTTCAGAGTGGCTTAGGGCCAGAGGCTTCCTGATCTTGGGTGGCTCcagcaggtggggtggggcggggccagCCCTGGGCGTCCCACCGGAGGCCAAACTCGAGTTGCCGGAGCATCCTGGTTGCTTGTCCCCATCTGACATCCAGCTTGGGCCTGTGCTCTGGGCTTAGGGGCCGCTGGTATGAGTTTAGGATCGTGGGGTACACGGCACGCGTTTGTCATCCCCCATGCTTTCTGTGGACAGGAGGGGGGGACTTGGCCTCGGAGCCCCTCTCTGAGTGTGCCGGGCTTGTCATAGAGCCCAGGAGCTGAGAGAGGGCTGCGGGGCCTTCCCCGCATAGCGTCTCTGTTCCCCGTCTCTGCGCCCGAGGGAGCAGCCCCTTCGGCCCCACCCACACCCACGGGAGATGAGTTCCTCCCACCTCCCGGAGTCGGAGTCGCAGTCTGGGTGTGTTTTAAACCATTACGTGGCGTATGTTGGAACCGCACTCTGGCACTCGGCTAGCGTCAGgcacccgccccccgcccccccgccaggCAGGCTTTATGCCTTCCCAGCTGTCCGCATTGGAGCGAGCGGAGCGCGGagattttgaagattttgaaCAGTGTTTCCGTTTTTCTTTGACACAAATGGGTCGCTTGGCACTTGAGGGGCCTTGAGCCCCAGAGTCCCGGGGCGAGGGTGGTCCGAGGGCTCTGGCTGCTGCTGGGCCTGTCGGAAGGCTGTACCTGTGGTCTGGGGTGCCCCCTGATATGCCAGGATGGGGGGTGGCATGTGTTCCCGCACTCCTGTCTTGGAGGTCTGTTTCTACTTTCAGTGCTTTCTTTCTAGGCCATTTTGGAGGAGAACAAGGAGAAGCTGCCGCTCGCTATCAGCCCGGTGGCCTATCCCTACGACCACGTCTTCAAGTGCGTAGCCCCCCTCAGCTCCTGATGAGCCTCCTCGCACCCCCCAAGGCCCCCCGCCGGCTCCGAGAGCCGCGCCTGGCACAGGGAGGCGCTCCGAAAGCCTGCCATGTCCCGGTGGCACGGCAGCAGTGgcaggagcccagggcagagTCCAGGATCACAGAGAGAATGCTATGAAGGTGACAGGCTGCTGGGGTTCCTCTGGTCCTGGGGTGAAAACAGCCAGGCCTGCCCCAGGAGTCAGGGAGCCTGAGCCAACCATGAAGGCGTGGGGCGCCTAGCGGAGGCGGCCAGGCTGCCGCGAGGGGCGGTTTGCAGGCGCCAGCAGGTGTGGGCTGGCAGGTGAGGCGACACCAGGCAGGCTGGACGCCAGGTGGAAGCAGACACCCCGTAGTACTGGTGAGAGGTGGGTGTGCCGTGCTCGCCGCTGGATGTGGCACAGGCTCAGAGGCGGGTCCCAGCCTGGCTTCTGCCTCCATGGGAGTCCCTCCCTCTGGCTACTACCCAAGCCTGGTCCAGCCAGAAATGGGCAGCCCAGCCCGCTGCCCCTTCCCTGAGGCCAGCCCAGGGGTCCTTTCTGGTGCCCAGGCCCACTACCCAGTGTCCATCCACCCTCAGGGTCACAGGCCCCACTGAGGCCAACTTAGTCTTGGCCTCCTGCTCCCAGTCCTGCCCCAGGCTCCAGCCACAGACCGAGGGCTTCATGCCAGCCTTGCCCCTGGCAGTCACCTCAGCTCTTCCCCCGGACTGTTGTTCCAGGCTAGGCCCCCCTCTTGCCTTCATCTGCCTCTGCGCCGTGCCCCCTGAGCTCCTGGGCTCTGTCCTCACCTCTCCCCGGGGCCAGTGGGGGCCAGGCCGGGCCGGGCTGGCAGCAGTGAAGACTGGTGTGGAACAGGGCCTGGCCCGGGGCACCCATCTTGGCTACACACACCCCCACAGGCCCCTGGACTCCAGCTGCCTTCTCGGCCAGCGATGCTCAGTGTGTGAGTGAGAGGCTGGTTGTGTCCGTCCTGGTTCCATGTGGGAGGCAGGACCTGTTAGACACTCGGGTTATCCCGTGTCACCCCAGTGACAAGAGTGAGTTGGGCTGTGATCCCATCTTAGAGGCGGGGACGTTGGGGTCAGAAGGATCCTCGTCGCCCTACCCTGCAGGCCAGCAGAGAGGGTGGGGCCAGCACTGCCTGTCCGGCCTCAGGCCCGAGCCCATCCGtctgtccccttctcctccacGCCAGCCCAGATTGGGCTGCACCCGAGTCCCCGGGgcgcggggtggggtgggggggcacggCTGGCTCAGCCCAACTCTGCCCGCAGGGTCTACACAGACATCCAGCAGGTGCTCAGGCACCTGACACACCCGCGCTTCACCTTCGCCCAGAGCGAGGCGGACGCGGACATCCTCTACAACTTCTCCCACTTCAAGGACTATAGGTGAGCACCCCCCTGCCAGGCCTGGGGTTGGGGAATGCCCCCAGAGCCCCTGCCACCCCTGACCCACGGGCGTGTGCCTCGGCCCCACAGGAGGCTCAGCCAGGAGAGGCCCAACGTGCTGCTGAACCAGTTTCCCTGCGAGAACCTGCTGACGGTGAAGGACTGCTTGGCCTCCATCGCGCGCCGGGCTGGGGGCCCCGAGGGCCCGGCGTGGCTGCCCCGCACCTTCAACCTGCGCACCGAGCTGCCGCAGTTTGTGAGCTGCTTCCAGCAGCGGGAGAGGCGGTGAGGGCCCCCGTCACTCCtgcagccccaccccccagcctccccccacccggCTCGCCCCTGCTGCGTGCTGGCCACGGCACTGAGGGCTGTGGGCACCGGGCACGGCCGGGACCATGGCCACGGACATCTCCATGTCTTGGCTGGAGCAAGTTCTTCCTAACTCCGTGAGGTCAGCCCCTGATGGCCCCGCTGTGATAGCTCCTACTGCTCCCTGGGAGGGGTTGGGTGTCCTTCTCCAAAGGCGACCGTGGTCCCCAGAAGGTGGGTGCAGGGCACAGCCTAGCCAAACCCATGTGCTCTCAGGGGCCAGGACAACCACTGGATCTGCAAGCCCTGGAATCTGGCCCGCAGCCTGGACACCCACGTCACCAGGAGCCTGCACAGTATCGTCCGGCACCGGGAGAGCAGCCCCAAGGTGAGGCCATGCGGCGGCGGGGACTCGGGCGGGGCCGGGGCTTGGCTCCTGGTGTCTCTGAAGCCCAGACCCTGCTCCTTCCAGTGCCCTGGCCagcggggatggggagggagaagccctTGTCCAGAGCTGTCCCAGGCGTGTCTGACCTCAGGGTCCTCACTCGCTGCCCCACTCGAGACCGCccagcaggagggaggcagccaAGCCAGGGAGCCCCGAGACTAGGGTGCTCTTGTGACACGGAGCCCGGCAGGGACAgtatcggggtgggggggggatagGGGAACGGTTATGGGTCGAGGAAAGCGTGCCAGTGGGATGACGGCTGAGCGGGATTCCAGGCAGCGGACGAGGAGTCGAGATTACAGCGGAGAACTCGCATGCGGTTGTCAAAACCTGAAAACTGTCGGGACCTTTTCCTTCAGCTAAAGTGAAGGTGAAGATTCAGAACTTGCCGCCGCCTAGACAGGGTTTGAAAAGTCCGAGAGGAAGGAGCCAGGTGCAGGGCACAGGCTCCTGGGGCCAGAGCAGGAGTGTGTGCCGGTTTCTCCAGGATGTGGGGACCGTGTCCGGATGTCCCACAGGCGTGAGCCCGTCGCCAGTGAGGACAGATGCCGA harbors:
- the TTLL12 gene encoding tubulin--tyrosine ligase-like protein 12 yields the protein MDADAGSQNPENGERRDPDRTAEEDARARAEFAALHGPALRASGVPERYWGRLLHKLEHEVFDAGEMFGIMQVQEVEEESEGEEAREARKKQPNPGGELCYKVIVTSENGLQAADPNSIFLIDHAWTCRVEHARQQLRQVPGLLLRMANLMGIGFHGELPSAEAEDLVLEEMWRFNQTYQLAHGTAEEKVPVWYIMDEFGSRIQHSDTPSFATAPFFYMPQQVAYTLLWPLRDLDTGEEVTRDFAYGETDPLIRKCMLLPWVPADLLDLSSSTPEPPAEHYQAILEENKEKLPLAISPVAYPYDHVFKVYTDIQQVLRHLTHPRFTFAQSEADADILYNFSHFKDYRRLSQERPNVLLNQFPCENLLTVKDCLASIARRAGGPEGPAWLPRTFNLRTELPQFVSCFQQRERRGQDNHWICKPWNLARSLDTHVTRSLHSIVRHRESSPKVVSKYIESPVLFLREDVGRVKFDVRYVVLLRSVKPLRLFVYDVFWLRFSNRPFALDDLDDYEKHFTVMNYDPEVVLKQVHYDEFIPEFEKQYPEFPWKSVQAEIFQAFTELFQVACAKPPPLGLCDYPSSRAVYAIDLMLKWDDRPDGTRVMQPQILEVNFNPDCERACRYHPGFFNDVFSTLYLDEPSHCHVTRLV